The Acidobacteriota bacterium genome has a segment encoding these proteins:
- a CDS encoding type II toxin-antitoxin system prevent-host-death family antitoxin, producing MITVGVRELKNRLSEHLRMVRRGEEILVTHRGEVVAELRQPSSVPAAAAYPGLVRHARAGKARIGGPNRRDLYPYQEPFLPPGSARRLLDEERGDR from the coding sequence ATGATCACGGTCGGCGTTCGGGAGCTGAAGAACCGCCTCAGCGAGCATCTGCGGATGGTACGCCGCGGCGAGGAGATACTGGTCACGCATCGCGGCGAAGTCGTGGCCGAGTTGCGTCAGCCGTCCAGCGTGCCGGCGGCCGCCGCGTATCCGGGACTCGTACGACACGCGCGGGCCGGCAAGGCGCGCATCGGCGGACCGAACCGGCGCGACCTGTATCCGTACCAGGAACCGTTTCTGCCTCCCGGCTCCGCGCGGCGACTGTTGGATGAGGAACGGGGCGACCGGTGA